One segment of Gasterosteus aculeatus chromosome 3, fGasAcu3.hap1.1, whole genome shotgun sequence DNA contains the following:
- the eif4e2 gene encoding eukaryotic translation initiation factor 4E type 2 isoform X1 — protein MNNKFDALKDDDSGDHDQDQGTPKDSETERTEDEDQSLSKKKMVVPAAGEHPLQYNYTFWYSRRTPGRPASTQSYEQNIKQIGSFASVEQFWRFYSHMIRPGDLTGHSDFHIFKEGIKPMWEDDANKMGGKWIIRLRKGLASRCWENLILAMLGEQFMVGEEICGAVVSVRFQEDIISIWNKTASDQSTTARIRDTLRRVLNLPPNTIMEYKTHTDSIKAWEDFHGLVNVSGGQ, from the exons ATGAACAACAAATTTGACGC TTTGAAAGATGATGACAGTGGGGACCACGACCAGGACCAAGGCACACCGAAAGACAGTGAGACGGAAAGAACTGAAGACGAGGACCAGAGCCTCTCCAAGAAAAAG ATGGTGGTGCCAGCGGCCGGAGAGCACCCTCTTCAATACAACTACACCTTCTGGTACTCCAGACGCACCCCGGGGAGACCAGCCAGCACCCAGAGCTACGAGCAGAACATTAAACAAATTGGCAGCTTCGCCTCG GTGGAGCAGTTCTGGCGTTTCTATAGTCACATGATCCGGCCCGGTGATCTGACGGGCCACAGTGACTTCCACATCTTCAAGGAGGGTATCAAACCGATGTGGGAG GATGACGCCAACAAGATGGGTGGGAAGTGGATCATCCGCCTGAGGAAAGGCCTGGCGTCGCGTTGCTGGGAGAACCTGATCCTGGCCATGCTCGGGGAGCAGTTCATGGTTGGAGAGGAGATCTGTGGGGCCGTAGTGTCAGTACGCTTCCAG GAAGACATCATCTCTATTTGGAACAAAACGGCAAGCGACCAGTCAACCACGGCCCGCATCAGAGACACGCTGCGCCGAGTCCTCAACCTGCCGCCCAACACCATCATGGAGTACAAGACTCACACAGACAGCATCAA AGCATGGGAAGACTTCCATGGACTGGTGAATGTTAGTGGCGGCCAGTAG
- the eif4e2 gene encoding eukaryotic translation initiation factor 4E type 2 isoform X2: MNNKFDALKDDDSGDHDQDQGTPKDSETERTEDEDQSLSKKKMVVPAAGEHPLQYNYTFWYSRRTPGRPASTQSYEQNIKQIGSFASVEQFWRFYSHMIRPGDLTGHSDFHIFKEGIKPMWEDDANKMGGKWIIRLRKGLASRCWENLILAMLGEQFMVGEEICGAVVSVRFQEDIISIWNKTASDQSTTARIRDTLRRVLNLPPNTIMEYKTHTDSIKYSMGRLPWTGEC, encoded by the exons ATGAACAACAAATTTGACGC TTTGAAAGATGATGACAGTGGGGACCACGACCAGGACCAAGGCACACCGAAAGACAGTGAGACGGAAAGAACTGAAGACGAGGACCAGAGCCTCTCCAAGAAAAAG ATGGTGGTGCCAGCGGCCGGAGAGCACCCTCTTCAATACAACTACACCTTCTGGTACTCCAGACGCACCCCGGGGAGACCAGCCAGCACCCAGAGCTACGAGCAGAACATTAAACAAATTGGCAGCTTCGCCTCG GTGGAGCAGTTCTGGCGTTTCTATAGTCACATGATCCGGCCCGGTGATCTGACGGGCCACAGTGACTTCCACATCTTCAAGGAGGGTATCAAACCGATGTGGGAG GATGACGCCAACAAGATGGGTGGGAAGTGGATCATCCGCCTGAGGAAAGGCCTGGCGTCGCGTTGCTGGGAGAACCTGATCCTGGCCATGCTCGGGGAGCAGTTCATGGTTGGAGAGGAGATCTGTGGGGCCGTAGTGTCAGTACGCTTCCAG GAAGACATCATCTCTATTTGGAACAAAACGGCAAGCGACCAGTCAACCACGGCCCGCATCAGAGACACGCTGCGCCGAGTCCTCAACCTGCCGCCCAACACCATCATGGAGTACAAGACTCACACAGACAGCATCAAGTAT AGCATGGGAAGACTTCCATGGACTGGTGAATGTTAG
- the capn10 gene encoding calpain-10 — translation MKEAGGEERGGEALFEDRDFPSDDTSLFCDRSTPIAGLQGEITWRRPQEISQSPALFHDKTSLCQAKQGLLGDCWFLCACTFLLKNKQLLNKVLPPEQPQWDDSRYRGSFQFCFWQQGHWTEVTIDDRLPCIDSTLCFSRCQSPSAFWVALLEKAYAKLHGSYERLWAGQVSEALVDLTGGLAERWSLGVAEEEEEQRPERDSDQVSRRSLDLNLLYPVKEECAVSCSTHSSPGGASELGQYHALNVMEWVEVQRVSGSKVLLLRIRNPWGRSCWGGAWIGSGSGWSSVDPVCASELQARVAEGEFWLDETEFLSQFDDVTVGYPISEGGQLKSLYTGNLLTHNQQLAGRWTEGHSAGGSRNSGSYSSNPKFWLKVCGRGEVLVSLLQHRKRRTADRCPLEDGKNTAHQHYQAIALHMWKVEKRRFHLSRMLNKPPCASTHCHAFEREVVLRQQQLEPGYYLLIPSTYQPGAEARFLIRAFSSSATSLSALKSPAPTLPVETDGEWETSYFRGSWVEGKTAGGSRNFLSHRQNPRFPFTVCDESAVTAGDNVRITLHQRRPDADLHPIGFHIYKYPEGESEPTLAGDEDPAASCVPHCHTQDVSLACRLSPGGYAVVPSTYRPDCSANFTLSLARRIHRKVVKSQESLGRAIQEISHISVMQS, via the exons ATGAAAGAAGCCGGTGGAGAAGAACGTGGAGGCGAGGCTCTGTTTGAGGACCGGGACTTTCCTTCGGATGACACCTCCTTGTTCTGTGACCGCTCCACGCCCATCGCCGGGCTGCAGGGCGAGATCACCTGGAGACGCCCACAG GAGATCTCCCAGTCACCAGCTCTCTTCCATGACAAAACTAGCCTGTGTCAGGCCAAACAAGGCTTATTAGGGGACTGCTGGTTTCTCTGCGCCTGCACCTTCTTGCTCAAGAACAAGCAGCTGCTGAACAAg GTGCTGCCTCCAGAGCAGCCCCAGTGGGATGACAGCAGGTACAGGGGCTCCTTCCAGTTCTGTTTTTGGCAGCAGGGGCACTGGACAGAAGTGACCATCGATGACCGGCTTCCCTGTATCGACTCCACTCTCTGCTTCTCACGCTGTCAATCCCCCTCTGCCTTTTGGGTAGCCCTGTTGGAGAAAGCCTATGCCAA gcttcaCGGCTCATACGAGCGACTGTGGGCCGGGCAGGTGTCCGAGGCCCTGGTGGATCTTACCGGAGGCCTGGCTGAACGCTGGAGCTTGGGAgtcgctgaggaggaggaggagcagcggccAGAACGGGACAGTGACCAGGTCAGCAGAAGAAGCCTGGACCTGAACCTTCTGTATCCGGTGAAAGAAGAGTGTGCGGTTAGCTGCTCCACTCACAGCAGCCCGGGAG GTGCCAGTGAGCTGGGTCAGTACCACGCGCTTAATGTCATGGAGTGGGTGGAGGTCCAGAGGGTGTCCGGTAGCAAAGTACTACTGCTCAGGATCAGAAACCCCTGGGGAAGAAGCTGCTGGGGAGGGGCCTGGATAGGGAG tggTTCTGGTTGGAGTTCTGTCGACCCCGTTTGTGCTTCGGAATTGCAAGCCAGGGTTGCGGAGGGCGAGTTCTGGTTGGATGAGACGGAATTCCTGTCCcagtttgatgatgtcacagtgggCTACCCCATCAGTGAAGGAGGGCAACTAAAAAGCCTCTATACTG GAAATCTGCTGACGCACAACCAGCAGCTGGCTGGCCGCTGGACGGAGGGGCACTCCGCCGGGGGCAGCAGAAACAGCGGCAGCTACAGCAGCAACCCCAAGTTCTGGCTCAAAGTGTGTGGGAGAGGCGAGGTGCTGGTGTCCCTGCTGCAACACCGAAAACGGAGAACCGCGGATCGATGCCCACTGGAGGACGGCAAGAACACAGCTCACCAGCACTACCAGGCTATCGCTCTGCACATGTGGAAG GTGGAGAAAAGGCGTTTTCATCTCAGCCGGATGTTGAACAAGCCTCCATGTGCTTCTACTCACTGCCATGCCTTCGAGAGAGAGGTGGTcctccggcagcagcagctggagcctGGATACTACCTGCTGATACCCAGCACCTACCAGCCGGGAGCTGAGGCCCGCTTCCTCATCAgggccttctcctcctccgccacatCCCTCAG TGCCCTGAAAAGCCCAGCACCTACACTGCCAGTGGAAACAGATGGAGAGTGGGAGACCAGTTACTTCCGAGGCTCGTGGGTGGAGGGGAAGACAGCAGGCGGAAGCAGGAATTTCCTGTCTCACCGGCAGAACCCCCGCTTCCCTTTCACAGTGTGCGATGAGTCAGCCGTGACAGCGGGAGATAATGTCAGGATTACGCTGCACCAGAGGCGCCCTGACGCAGACCTCCACCCCATCGGCTTTCACATTTACAAG TATCCAGAAGGGGAATCTGAGCCGACGTTGGCCGGGGACGAGGATCCGGCTGCCAGTTGTGTCCCTCACTGCCACACCCAGGACGTCAGTCTGGCCTGCCGTCTTTCTCCCGGAGGCTACGCCGTAGTGCCGTCCACCTATCGGCCCGACTGCTCGGCCAACTTCACCCTCAGCCTGGCGCGCAGAATACACAG gAAGGTGGTGAAAAGCCAGGAGAGTCTGGGCAGAGCCATTCAGGAG ATCTCTCACATCTCTGTGATGCAAAGCTAG
- the ccl20a.3 gene encoding C-C motif chemokine 20a.3, translating to MVSIRATAAVLALLSACLLVTDVSAVNYGCCRSYMTSRIPFSRIKGYSVQTMKEMCSINAIIFHTMKGKGCTDPALNWVMQYVNRLRDKAQQVHANTSKANQ from the exons ATGGTGTCAATCAGAGCCACGGCGGCGGTGCTCGCGCTCCTCTCGGCTTGCCTGCTGGTCACTGACGTGTCTGCAG ttAATTATGGATGCTGTCGAAGTTACATGACATCCCGAATACCCTTTTCTAGGATCAAGGGGTACTCAGTGCAGACTATGAAAGAAATGTGTTCCATCAATGCCATCAT TTTCCACACAATGAAGGGGAAAGGGTGCACGGATCCCGCTCTCAACTGGGTCATGCAGTACGTCAACCGTTTAAG AGATAAAGCACAGCAGGTTCACGCAAATACGTCAAAAGCGAACCAGTAG